The Lactuca sativa cultivar Salinas chromosome 2, Lsat_Salinas_v11, whole genome shotgun sequence genome includes a window with the following:
- the LOC111884011 gene encoding two-component response regulator ARR17 — MACNYEEDVPHVLAVDDNLIDRKLVEKLLKSSSCRVTTAENGMRALEYLGLKEHHQQNNGSKVNMIITDYCMPGMTGYELLQKIKESSVLKEVPVIIMSSENIPTRINECLEMGAHMFMLKPLKLSDVKKLRHQLTNVEVEKR, encoded by the exons ATGGCGTGTAATTATGAAGAAGACGTGCCTCATGTTCTAGCTGTTGATGATAATCTGATCGATCGTAAACTCGTTGAAAAATTGCTCAAAAGTTCTTCCTGCAGAG TTACTACGGCAGAAAATGGGATGAGAGCATTGGAATATTTAGGTTTAAAAGAGCATCATCAACAAAACAAT GGTTCAAAAGTAAATATGATAATTACAGATTATTGCATGCCGGGAATGACGGGGTATGAGCTTCTTCAGAAAATCAAG GAATCATCAGTATTGAAGGAAGTTCCTGTAATCATCATGTCATCCGAGAATATTCCGACACGAATCAATGA ATGCTTGGAAATGGGGGCACATATGTTCATGTTGAAGCCTTTGAAGTTATCCGACGTGAAGAAGTTAAGACATCAATTAACAAATGTGGAAGTTGAAAAACGTTGA